In Oncorhynchus gorbuscha isolate QuinsamMale2020 ecotype Even-year linkage group LG26, OgorEven_v1.0, whole genome shotgun sequence, the DNA window CTGGCTGTATGGATAGCATTTGTTACAACAGTCTCATTGGCACAAATCCCTTACACTTtttctcaaatctaaaatatctTCTCCCTTAGTATTGGATGTAAAAGAACTAGCAGTCAGTAGAACACTGGCAAATACAGGAAAAGTCCAAACTATTACATTGGAATGCAGTATTTCCTGTTCTTCATTATTTTCTCGTCTGCTCTCGTTCAAAATGATGCCTCATTTTCTGTGTGCCGTGCCACACCTGTGTTTGTGCACGAACACGCATATAGGTAATCGGAGTAGGTGTGACTTCAGCcaattcctcctctcctccaccagtctggGGAAACACgaatctactctactctgcctgACACAACTGGAGTTTTCTGAACTTAGAAGGTGAATATCTTTACATTGTCTTCATCATAATTCACGTCTTCTGCCTGCTACAATATTTAGCAAGCGGTACATTGGGATCAGAATGGTTTGTTTGCTACCTTGCCTAGACTTTTAGAAACATGCATCTGCCTGCAAACCGTTCTGAGGTTCGAGTTTGAAAGGGAAGATTAAagagatttttaatgaatgttaTTTTGATTGTGTTGGCAAAGCTACTCTCATGAGAGAAATATTATATCTTCAGCTGTCATTATCTTTACACTCCAGACGTACTCTGTTTCCACACATCTAAATACCACTATACAGCTTTTTCCCCCCCTCTAACTCGCTCAGACCAGCCAAGATGCCAGAGAACGCAGAGGCCGTTTCAGCCACTCTAACCACCAACAGGAACTGTACTATAGAGCTCACCAATGTCACCACCGGTTACTGTCTCATCAACCCCAAGTATGTTGGCGTTTAATACTCTAATCTCCTTACATTACATACACCACTATGGAAAATAACTGAATTAGCCAAATAACAAACCAGCTGTCCATCCCCAGATTGTTATTTGTCTGTTACTTTTCGGTGGAATTTCTCAGAGTAAATATATTTTATGACAGGCTTCTCTTGGGATGGGTGGTTTTCATGTGTAACGTGGCTTTGAGTACATCCACCTATCCATCATGAAGTGACACAATGTGGCTCATTGCACACGGCGTGCTGGCTCACTCTGTGTTGCTTACGAATCCATAGCAGCACTCACACTCCATCCATCAGCACAGAGTGGctggacagaaagaaaggaacaGTGAAATGACTAAAAGTAGAGGGACAGTGAAAAAGTGTACAGTCACACAACTTTAAGTCCAGTTGTAAGGTTTTGCATTTGATCAGCAACATGATGACTCCCCATTTCCATTACTAACCCCCCAGGGTGTATATGTCCAGTGGTTTCTGCTACCACCCACCCCAGCCCACCGTCCGCACCACCAAGACAGAGGTGTGCTCCTTCACCAAGGATGACGACACAGCCACGGGCGCCGTGGGGGTCCTGACCTACGACCTTTTCCACATGCAGAGCCGCGTGTGCTCAGAACGCATGGCCATCATGTTCTCCGTGCCCTACGACTACAACTTCTACAAGAACTGGCTGGGGGTGGGCGTCTTCGAGGTGGCACGCGCCTGTGACAAGCAACTGTACAACCACATGTACAAGGAGAAGGACTTCAGCAAGTTTGTCCGATCAGAGGCCAGTGGGTCAGGGGTGGAGTACAAGGCCCAACACGTAGACCTGAGGGCCACCATGTCCAATGTTGGGAAGTCCATCATTAAGGTGGAGCTCTATGATCAAATGGGGCACAAATAAGGATAGACAAGCTGGTAGCTGAGCCATTTTACCAACTCACAGCAGGGAAAGTGTTTATATTTATGCATAATCACGTACTAAATATAATAATCACCCAACTTAGGTGGTTAATGTTATCCAATTAATAAATATTTATCAACTGGAAGATATTACTGTCTAATTGTTCACAATACTCGATTCTTCTTTTCCTGCTCCTGTACATGTTTGTTTTAATAAAACATTGAACAATGAATTGGTGTAAGATGTTTTAGTGATAACCTTTAACATGCACTTACACACCTGATCTACTGAACAGTTTCACGTATCATTAATATTTACCATTAAGAATAAAGGATTGTACATTGAATTCCGTTTCCTAGAACCGTCCGTTTTTAATGAATCACAAAGAGACGTTATACTCGCCATAATACAATAATCCCATGTGATTCAGTGACTATTGGCTCAGAATTTATCATTATCCTGTCAGGATTTATATGGTTCTTGGTCTCCTGCCTTGTCCAACGCCCTGTAGAACTGCACCATATAAGAGATGACTGTAGCTTCAGGGGTGCATGAATTTACTTGTTCAGCTTATTCAGTGCCTCTGTTGCACAATACCATTgcaacagagggggggggggtgaaaaaaGGTCCCTCCTTTCAGGTGCGTTTTTACTAAACTAAATTCTGGAGCTGAGAGAACACGCTAAGAGAAGTCTTTTACAGGTAAGATAATACTCATATTACTTTTACAGGTAAGATATTACTCCTATTACTTTTACAGGTAAGATAATAATCCTATTACTTTTGCAGGTAAGATATTACTCCTATTACTTTTACAGGTAAGATATTCCTCCTATTACTTTTACAGGTAAGATATTACTCCTATTACTTTTACAGGTAAGACATTACTCCTTTTCATGGCCACTGTGAGTATTACTGGAATAAGTAGAACTAGAGGTTATATAGTAATTGTAAGGGTGACAGTATTCCACCTACATTTGAACACTTTCAATAATCTATTTTTTAACACAAATCCTATTTCCATTTGGTTCTCCCACCGGTAACCATTGGTATGATGCCAATTTGTAGATTCATTATTGGGCATACGTGAAATCTGTTCGTGCAATTTACATGTCGGACATCCGTTTGATTTGCAACCTTTTCCCTGCAAATGAAAGTGGAGATGATGTTCTCTCGGATTCCCCTCTCTAAACTGGCTATTGCACGGTTACTTAGTAATGTAATTAAAAAGCCTGGCTTCCTAATGAGCCGAGCAGAGTGAGCAGCCGCTCTGTTATTGTTGAGAACTGCCTTGAAATCTTCCTTATTACACACAGCTCTCAGGCATTTCTGACATCTCCCATTCTAAACTGTCTGTTTACTGCCTGTGCGTGTCGTGTGTCATCAGTCAAACGGCCAACAGAGAAGAAATTG includes these proteins:
- the LOC124015062 gene encoding bryoporin-like isoform X1: MMPHFLCAVPHLCLCTNTHIGNRSRCDFSQFLLSSTSLGKHESTLLCLTQLEFSELRSFFPPSNSLRPAKMPENAEAVSATLTTNRNCTIELTNVTTGYCLINPKVYMSSGFCYHPPQPTVRTTKTEVCSFTKDDDTATGAVGVLTYDLFHMQSRVCSERMAIMFSVPYDYNFYKNWLGVGVFEVARACDKQLYNHMYKEKDFSKFVRSEASGSGVEYKAQHVDLRATMSNVGKSIIKVELYDQMGHK
- the LOC124015062 gene encoding bryoporin-like isoform X2, coding for MMPHFLCAVPHLCLCTNTHIGNRSRCDFSQFLLSSTSLGKHESTLLCLTQLEFSELRRPAKMPENAEAVSATLTTNRNCTIELTNVTTGYCLINPKVYMSSGFCYHPPQPTVRTTKTEVCSFTKDDDTATGAVGVLTYDLFHMQSRVCSERMAIMFSVPYDYNFYKNWLGVGVFEVARACDKQLYNHMYKEKDFSKFVRSEASGSGVEYKAQHVDLRATMSNVGKSIIKVELYDQMGHK